A stretch of the Clostridiales bacterium genome encodes the following:
- a CDS encoding NAD-dependent protein deacylase — MTYELLQQWIDESSKIVFFGGAGVSTESGIPDFRSVDGLYHQKYDYPPEEILSHTFFVRKPEEFFRFYRDKMLPLDAEPNAAHRKLAEWEKSGKLAGIVTQNIDGLHQKAGNQKVFELHGSIHRNYCERCGKFFPPEYIRDYPELVPKCGCGGRIKPDVVLYEEGLDNDVVTGAVHAISKADLMIVAGTSLTVYPAAGLVRYFRGKHLILINRDATPMDSECDLVIHDKVGQVLSSLK; from the coding sequence ATGACTTATGAATTACTGCAGCAATGGATTGATGAAAGCTCAAAAATTGTTTTCTTTGGAGGCGCCGGTGTATCAACTGAAAGCGGAATTCCGGATTTCCGGAGTGTAGACGGGCTGTACCACCAGAAATACGATTATCCGCCGGAAGAGATTCTCTCTCATACCTTTTTTGTGCGAAAACCGGAAGAATTCTTTCGTTTCTACCGGGATAAAATGCTTCCCCTGGACGCTGAACCGAATGCGGCTCACCGGAAACTGGCGGAATGGGAAAAATCAGGGAAACTGGCTGGAATCGTAACACAGAATATTGACGGTCTCCATCAGAAAGCGGGCAATCAGAAAGTATTTGAGCTTCACGGAAGTATTCACAGAAATTACTGTGAACGCTGCGGAAAGTTCTTTCCGCCTGAATATATCCGGGATTATCCGGAACTGGTTCCGAAATGCGGCTGCGGAGGAAGGATTAAGCCGGACGTGGTTCTTTATGAGGAAGGCCTGGACAATGATGTTGTGACGGGGGCGGTTCATGCGATATCCAAAGCCGACCTGATGATTGTTGCTGGTACAAGCCTCACAGTATATCCTGCGGCAGGACTGGTCCGGTATTTTCGCGGAAAACATCTGATTCTGATCAACCGGGATGCGACACCGATGGACAGCGAATGCGACCTGGTGATTCATGACAAGGTCGGGCAGGTTCTCTCTTCTTTGAAATGA
- a CDS encoding NADP-dependent isocitrate dehydrogenase, with protein sequence MNKIQMKTPLVEMDGDEMTRILWAKIKDLLITPFVDLQTEYYDLGLKHRDETNDQVTIDSANAAKKYGVAVKCATITPNAQRVEEYHLKEMWKSPNGTIRAILDGTVFRSPILVDGVHPTVRTWKKPIVIARHAYGDVYRNSEIRVPSAGKAELVFTGEDGEEIRQTIFDFKGPGVIQGIHNLDSSICSFAHSCFRYALSQKLDLWFSTKDTISKTYDHRFKDIFQEIYDQEYKKAFEDNGITYFYTLIDDAVARVVRSEGGFIWACKNYDGDVMSDMIATAFGSLAMMTSVLVSPNGQFEYEAAHGTVTRHYYRYLKGEETSTNPVATIFAWSGALRKRGELDHLPDLQDFADRLEKATLDTINSGIMTKDLAGLYDGNVQGVNSQQFLEAISARITAMYA encoded by the coding sequence ATGAATAAAATCCAGATGAAAACACCCCTGGTTGAGATGGACGGCGATGAGATGACCCGGATCCTCTGGGCGAAAATCAAAGATCTTCTCATTACCCCGTTTGTAGATCTTCAGACGGAATATTATGATCTGGGCCTGAAGCATCGGGATGAAACCAATGACCAGGTTACAATTGACAGTGCAAACGCAGCCAAAAAATACGGTGTGGCTGTTAAGTGTGCCACCATCACCCCCAACGCCCAGCGGGTGGAAGAGTATCACCTGAAGGAAATGTGGAAGAGTCCGAACGGAACCATCCGGGCCATCCTGGACGGAACCGTTTTCCGCTCTCCGATCCTGGTGGACGGTGTTCATCCTACCGTCCGTACCTGGAAGAAACCCATCGTTATTGCCAGGCATGCCTATGGCGACGTTTACCGAAATTCCGAAATCCGTGTTCCATCTGCCGGAAAGGCAGAACTGGTTTTCACCGGTGAGGACGGGGAAGAAATCCGACAGACTATATTTGATTTCAAAGGCCCCGGTGTAATCCAGGGAATCCACAACCTGGACAGTTCCATCTGTTCTTTCGCCCACAGCTGTTTCCGTTATGCCCTGAGCCAGAAACTTGATCTGTGGTTCTCCACAAAAGATACCATCAGCAAAACATATGACCACCGGTTCAAGGATATCTTCCAGGAAATCTATGACCAGGAGTATAAAAAGGCATTTGAAGATAACGGAATCACCTATTTCTATACACTGATCGATGATGCCGTCGCCCGTGTGGTTCGTTCTGAAGGCGGATTTATCTGGGCCTGCAAGAATTATGACGGCGATGTAATGAGTGATATGATCGCGACGGCCTTCGGCTCCCTTGCGATGATGACTTCCGTGCTGGTCAGTCCGAACGGACAGTTCGAGTATGAAGCCGCCCACGGAACTGTTACCCGCCATTATTACCGGTACTTGAAAGGGGAGGAGACCAGCACCAATCCGGTGGCAACGATCTTCGCATGGAGCGGCGCACTGAGAAAACGCGGTGAACTTGATCATCTTCCTGATCTGCAGGATTTTGCCGACAGGCTGGAAAAAGCCACACTGGATACCATTAATTCCGGAATCATGACCAAAGACCTGGCCGGCCTGTATGACGGCAATGTCCAGGGTGTCAACAGCCAGCAGTTCCTGGAAGCAATCTCCGCCAGAATCACCGCCATGTATGCCTGA
- a CDS encoding OmpA family protein: MARQRIHNRRAAHGSPGGGASWISYSDMMAALLLIFVLILTYSLYQYFTMLESKTRELDNQAIQLNIAQDALNEKEKALIIIQADLDELQTTLTSKEEELNATNLILISREEELEKLQNTLILKQADLDKATARLEEQQLLLSSQARRIDDLVGIRTAMIRELSSALSHANLKATVDPNNGDIVLDSSVFFESGKYTIKQEGQDLLNRFVPVYLNVLLRDEYSDYLGEIIIEGHTDSQGSYETNLKLSQDRALQVALYCLNMQSLSREQKTRLQQILTAKGRSYSDLIYVDGKEDADASRRVEFKFSLKDAEMIDEMNRILSQQEQGTGN; encoded by the coding sequence ATGGCGCGTCAACGAATACATAACCGGCGGGCCGCACACGGAAGTCCGGGAGGCGGAGCAAGCTGGATCAGCTATTCGGATATGATGGCGGCATTGCTGCTGATCTTTGTACTGATACTGACATACAGCCTGTACCAGTATTTTACGATGCTGGAATCAAAGACCAGAGAACTGGACAATCAGGCAATCCAGCTGAATATCGCGCAGGATGCGCTGAACGAAAAGGAAAAAGCGCTGATTATTATTCAGGCGGATCTGGATGAGCTGCAGACAACACTGACCTCCAAAGAAGAGGAACTGAATGCGACCAATCTGATTCTGATTTCCAGGGAAGAGGAACTGGAGAAACTTCAGAACACACTGATCCTGAAACAGGCGGATCTGGACAAAGCGACTGCAAGACTTGAAGAACAGCAGCTTCTGCTTTCCAGCCAGGCCCGCCGGATCGATGATCTTGTGGGGATCAGGACTGCGATGATCCGGGAGCTTTCCTCTGCCCTTTCCCATGCGAATCTGAAGGCAACCGTCGATCCGAATAACGGAGATATTGTTCTCGACAGTTCCGTATTCTTTGAATCCGGAAAGTATACAATCAAGCAGGAAGGTCAGGATCTTCTGAACCGTTTTGTTCCGGTATACCTGAACGTCCTGCTTCGGGATGAATATTCGGATTATCTGGGTGAGATCATCATTGAAGGACATACGGATTCTCAGGGCAGCTATGAAACAAATCTGAAACTCAGCCAGGACCGGGCGCTTCAGGTGGCGCTGTACTGTCTGAATATGCAGTCCCTGTCCAGGGAACAAAAAACACGCCTGCAGCAAATTCTCACCGCAAAGGGACGAAGCTATTCCGACCTGATCTATGTCGACGGAAAGGAAGATGCGGACGCTTCCCGCCGGGTGGAATTCAAATTCAGCCTGAAAGATGCTGAAATGATTGACGAAATGAACCGGATCCTTTCACAGCAGGAACAAGGAACAGGTAACTGA
- a CDS encoding DUF308 domain-containing protein yields the protein MSARKWNQEKKKGLLYHMHSLLFSIGFDLLFGLLLVFLKDTALMIAAYVLSAFLAICGIYQIFVYLHSPVMRKIVESRLASGLILLLSGTMLVFNPAFLQEIFPVIWGLSLLAGAFLKIQYAFDQLQLKIARWWIMLIFASLSLVIGILAMLRPDFLGENKEFVIGLMLIFEAVLDIVVLFMMNRAIKKNFNTPHSTELNEKNPAENEPAEEKPAVPAGTEQPVEVQNTEPDSGMAEDNKPEGIQDTACTDEKPEK from the coding sequence ATGAGTGCCCGTAAATGGAATCAGGAAAAGAAAAAAGGACTGCTTTACCATATGCATTCCCTGCTGTTTTCGATCGGATTTGATCTGCTTTTCGGATTGCTGCTGGTTTTCCTGAAGGATACGGCGCTGATGATTGCTGCCTATGTCCTTTCAGCATTCCTGGCGATCTGCGGTATTTACCAGATCTTTGTCTACCTGCATTCCCCTGTAATGCGGAAGATTGTGGAGTCCAGGCTGGCGTCAGGGCTGATCCTCCTTCTCTCCGGCACTATGCTTGTGTTCAATCCGGCGTTTCTGCAGGAAATATTCCCGGTGATCTGGGGGCTGTCGCTTCTGGCCGGAGCATTCCTGAAAATCCAGTATGCCTTTGACCAGCTTCAGCTGAAAATAGCCAGATGGTGGATTATGCTCATTTTCGCCTCTTTGTCCCTTGTGATCGGCATTCTTGCGATGCTTCGTCCGGACTTCCTTGGTGAAAACAAAGAGTTTGTAATCGGCCTGATGCTGATATTCGAGGCGGTCCTTGATATTGTTGTGCTTTTCATGATGAACCGTGCAATAAAAAAGAACTTCAATACTCCGCATTCAACGGAATTGAATGAAAAGAATCCGGCTGAAAATGAACCGGCTGAAGAAAAGCCTGCAGTTCCTGCCGGTACAGAACAGCCTGTGGAAGTACAGAATACAGAACCGGATTCGGGAATGGCGGAAGATAATAAACCGGAAGGAATTCAGGATACTGCCTGCACCGATGAGAAACCGGAGAAATGA